The Sebastes umbrosus isolate fSebUmb1 chromosome 1, fSebUmb1.pri, whole genome shotgun sequence genome includes the window CGCTgtatagtagctgcccactgctcctaacaTACTAGGATGGGTAAAATGCAGAGAGTACATTTCACTGTGTGCTATGCTAtatacaatgtgtgacaatacaaatttgatttacatttacatcatCTAATAATGATGTCATACAGAACCTGAAGCATGTCCTATAGGTTGCTCTTGTAACCTCTTACTTTCTTAACATTaagattaattttaatttagctTTCACAAGAGAGCATTCACACAATCTAGTTTCACTTTCTTCCTTTACCTGAGGAAACACCTGAATATAGTAATGCTTTTGTCAAAAACACTTCTCCACCTTGCTCTCATTGTGGAGGATTTGTTGATTTCCACAGCAAACTGGCTGCAGCAACCAACCACCCAGTacatttcactgtgtgctgtgctatatacaatgtgtgacaataaaaattGATTTACCTTTACATTGTAGCCCTATGATAAGTGTTattaaaaaacagcacaatCTAATAATGATGTCATACAGAACCTGAAGCATGTCCTATAGGTTGCTCTTGTTAACCTCTTACTTTCttaacattaacattcattttaatttagctTTCACAAGAGAGCATTCACACAATCTAGTTTCACTTTCTTCCTTTACCTGAGGAAACACCTGAATATATTAatgcttttataaaaaaaaaaatacttctccACTTTGCTGTATCCCTTTCCACCTCTCATTGTTGAGGATTTGTTGCTTTCCACAGCAAACTGTCTGCAGCAACCAACCAACCCACagggacacagaggaacaccTGCAGCAGTAGGTGTTATCTCTCAGCCCAGTGTTATAACAAGCTGACCTTTAAATTCACATTATGAAGAGAGCTCCAACAGCTTGTGAGCTTTTCACAAACTATGGAGCCAACATGTGTGTTGTAACTCAGCATGCATGCTATTTTAATTGCTCCACATTGCTTTAAAGCTGGGTTTGTAAACATAAACCGAGCAGCAGGACCACGACAGCACAgcaggaggatgagaggaggcagacacacacagaggaaaatgAGGCAAAACTACTTTAATACGCTACACATTAAGAAGCTGGAGTCGGAGGAGACGTGTGAGAGGTGAAGGTATCTATATCTGACAGTTAATAACCAAATAAATGAACAGGAATGGAGAAAAAAGGCTGAACTCACCTTCCTCCTCGCAGCGACAGACCGCGGCTCTGATACACTAGAGTCTATCAGGAAGGAGAGCAGCAACCAGCGGCAACAGACCGTACCAACTGCGTCTCACAACGGAGGGGTGTTATCAAACATTATATTTACAAGATAACTGCTGTTCGATGATAAATACGTTACGAAAGGGAATAGcagttcatttgtttttaatttgaagatttcagtggttttattttagtaaatacgagggtaaaacaaaataataatgtaaagttTAACTCCCTGTAACAATGGAGTGGCCCAGACTTCCTCAGCCCTGCTCTCCTGGTTGGTTAGCATTGCTGCTTATAGCTGCCTTGACTACAGCAAATAAACATGCTATAATACATGAACTGCAactattgatattatattatattataaatagtttgcattcaaaataataataaaaaagtgttGGAGTTGCCATAAAAATGGGCTATCCCTGCTCAGTGAAGGAGAGGTGCTTCCACAGGCTGCAGTGTGCAGCTGCAACCAGCAGGTGTCAGGAGAGATCACCTGATTGCTCCCAGTAGAGGTGGAGGAGGCTCCTTCACAAGAGTTATGGGAGAGTTACAGGTGACCATGTGTTGTAAAATCTTTAATCTTGGCTCTTTTGTTTAATCTGCCTCTTGTGAGCCCCCCTACTCCCAACTTTATGGAAAAAACACTGACAgtaactgacaataacctgatattttcaggtgggatttcatttcattctcactgtgcaatatcattttccacttgtgcaattttgttaatagtctgtttattgtcaatactgtatatactgctcctatttttatacttccttctatttaaatggttcatattttgttacactttgtttagctcttttttttaccgtgTTAGCTGacgcatcttgttttttgcactatcccctttgctgctgtacactgcaaattccccCACTGCGGGACTCTTAAAGGAATATCTCCCCTTATCTTAATCTTAAACTACCATCAGTGTAGGCCTACATTTACCATGTACTAATTTGcattttacttgaatatttccatttaacATGCTACTTTTACTATGACTACATTTCAAATCGTAGTATTGTACaatttactccactacaattttGTAAAGCACACTATGATTTTGCatacaaaatataatgtgagctaaaaacagacagataataatgcacacagtgcactttcatagactaagctactggagttaccctgcactatattcatttttaacagtctcttctgcactatattcactttttttaatagtcgtgtatcacagctgttaccctacactatattcagttttaacagttttcttcatctccttgtatttttatatctggtatatttttttgtactttgtactactaacttctttactgcctttttactaacatgttttgcactatggaactgtgatgctggaaacttgaatttccctcgggatcaataaagttactatctatctatctatctatctatctatctatctatctatctatctatctatctaaaaagaaaaaagcataatgcattgtaaataaataaaactagccATATGTATACAGCAGTTATAATTAGCTCAACAGTGaccaactacaacattaaaatgttgcttaCACAGTGATGCATCAATAGTAATCTAATACAATCATAAAGCACTGACAGCCTCTCAGCTGtcttgagtacttttacttttgataagtAGCCTATATTTTTACTTACTTGCTTTTACCTTCATAAAAGATCCAAATACTTCTAGTATGATGTATGAAATCTTAATCTTAATCTTGTGTTAAAGCGCAATCCTTTTTTCACAAAATACACATTGCGTACTAATTGTACACAGCTTAGTAAATTCTAAATCAAGTACACACAATTGTACATTTTACAACATATATGGGGTGTATTACAAGTTGGAGGTGGGGCTGTAATTTAATAATCATGTAAAGATATGTAAGGTACTTTTAGGGCTTTCCcgaataaacatttttttgggcttcgaagcttcggtgtgAGATATTCGAATGTATTTGAAGCTTTGCGGTGCAtcacagcaggctgacatgttcttctgtctgtctatctccaTTTCCCCATTTCAGTGCAtgtttcagtgccgctgccgcactactgtacacacacacacacctctacacacaaacagcaatatccgtctgagaataactaataataactgATGTAGAATATATGTGACGGAGTAGCCGTCACTGACTGTGGGCAGCGCACACACATCACCTCAGGCCCCACACaccgcaggcacacacacacacacacacacacacacacacacacacacacacacacacacacacacacacacacacgccaaacATTTCTCCGCTCCCTTCCTGATTCACTTCATAGTTAAAACACATCGCGACATATCCCTCTCCCCTAAACTGTTTATCAGTAGTGCGACCAAAGGTGCACACGTGATTGTTCTGCTGTTTCCTATACGcatatattcacacaaacattattCTCACTCACCAGTTGCTGAAACGCTGCCTGTCCATCctgtcatgtcccattcatgggATTGACGAGCAAACAGGGCCGTAACAAATCCCCCCGTTATAAAGGGTGCCCTCGCGCGTTTTTGAGATCATGTGATcagtttaaatatgtttattatttggaATTGTGATTATGTTGCAAATTAACTTGTTTTGGTTGGGGGGGAATGTTTAGACAGAGGTatatcatttaaatgtaaaatatgcctaggttaaagggactataaATATCTTCtatgatgaaaaataatgttaattgttatttttctgtgtaaGGAATACGCCCAGGGGAGGGGCTATTGGTTTAAAAGGGGGGTCATCTTGGCCAGCTGAGGTGAGTCTGATCTTGAAGTGTTGACAGAGAAGGTCACACTCAGGAAGGTAAAATATAGATTGtatttttggattgtttttgcctattctgaaagaaatcatggagTTATTGAGGAACTCGATTTTCAGTACTATCTGATGTTTTGTACATagcttattttctatttttcactttttgtaaatAGTAAGCAATGATTGCACTTTGGGAGGCCGGCATAATAAAAAGGGATTAATACAACGTTTTCCGACTATGccagtgtttttcatgttgcaCGGAGTTTTGACATAGAACCCCGCGACAATATATATCCAAATGTTGtaggattattccttatttcatgtgctatttggggatttatactttattattacatacttacagtgtatcaaaaaaaacaaaaaaaaaccaaagcattcgaatactgatttggaggttgaataccattGCAACGGTCGACGCTTCGAAGCATTTGAGTCAGCCCTAGTTACCTTATGATGACTGTAGACAACACGTCATAATTTATATCCCCTTTTTAATTTACAGCCACTTATAATTGCACTACATCACTGAAGGAAAGACAATATTCACATCTTTATttaatgtatatacatataaacacactgTTGATAACTTTGATATGGAAACAGAACTAAGCTTGTCTTGTTGTCCTCATGAAAACATGCCACATCTACAAGTGCATCTTGTAGCCAGTCAGATTGTTTTCAATGTTGTAtcatgacagaaagaaaaaagcaaatGGATTTATCATCAGTCTTTCACGCAGGTGACTCTTCGTGCACTGTAACTTTCACTCTCCTGCACTGACATCAGTGATTGTTTTCCAGCTTCTTGCTGCGGGATGCTAaacgtctcctcctcctctccaaagGGCAGTTTAGAGTCAACCTGCCTTAAGTCTGTGGGCGTGATAGACGTCGGCGTGCCACAAGACCCGTTTGCTATGTGGAAAGTGATGTTGACGTTGACGTGGGGACTGGTGGTCACGGGGCTGATGACCTGTGGGCTGGTGGGCTGAGAGGAGGGCTGAGAGGAGTACTGTATGGGGATGCTGGGCTGGGGCGTGAAGGGCTCTATGTTGGAGTGTAGAGACCTGGGCTCCGACAGAGCAGAGTGAGGATCGTGAAGAGCTAGGGTGGATTGCAAAGGGCCGATGGACTCCAGGCTGCTGCAGCCGTCTGTTCGGGTTAAAGTTTCAGTATTGTTACTGCACTGACTGTGGTCACTGCTGGCTTCCCCATTCTGCAGCAGATGCCGTTGTTCTGGTGAGGTTACTGTGAATGAGGCCAGCTGCGTTTCCCCCAAATAATTCGGATTGATCTGCAgtggaaatatataaaaaaaaaggttgattcTCAGTATTCTGTATGGCTACACCTATGTTTAAAAAGGTattcaaaaagaaaagcagaggaATACTCACTTTATCACCACTCTCGCAGTTTCCATTTGCATCTACTTTGGGATGTTCATCAGTTCCTGATAAAGATGTTGACAAATAATGATCATTATCATTCTGTATTTCAAGTTGAAGATAAATATAACGTAGATACAATCCTAGCTTttccacaaaacaaaacaagaacatgaataatgcatttatttttttacaggaTGCAGTTACCTGGCTTCCAGACTCGATTGCAACGGAGCAGCAGAATGACAGCGATGAGGATGAAGAAAAGTAATACTCCAATGACGCAGGCCATGACAGCAGCTAACAGAAAGGTGAACACATACACAACACAGAGGCAGAGACATGAAACACAATTAGATCTCACAGTTTTCTCACGATGACTTGCTTAGAAGCACAAAATCAGTCACCGTACCCAGTGTGCTGGTAGATACTGTGCTTGGTGGCGGGGCTTTTGTCGAATAGTTTGTTACTCCCTCTGAAACGGACGTGCTAACAGACAGCGTGGAGTCTGTCGGTCCACGTGGAGCCTTGGAGTCTGAGGTCGCTAAGACTGTGCTCATCACTGTGCTCATCACTGTGCTCCTCACTGTGCTCATCACTGTGCTCCTCACTGTGCTCATCACTGTGCTTCTAGTTGTGAGTACCATCTCAGTGTGAGGCTGTTTTGTTGAGGTTTGAGGCTGCGTGTTGGATGTCAAACTTTCAGGTCCACACATGGTGTTCAAGGTAGCGTCGCCTTTTCTGACAACAACCCTCCCGTTACAGCTGTTggagaaacagagggagaggtCAAAAGATCTGAGCTCCAAACAGCTGTGTACAGATGTGAGTATCTTTCACTCACTTTGTATGAGGGCGACAGCGGTCAGTGGAGGAGACGGTGTTCGAGAACGTCCCATCGGGGCACCTTTCACACCTCACATCTGCATTTCCTGTCCCTGAGAACAACACCCAAACATGTTGCCATTTACTCACATTTCACCATTTGACATCACATTTCATTTGAACTTTATGCTACACACTGTATGTAAAATGTTATACTTTGGAttagaccatagactgtatacaagaagtggacgtagtcatcgtgacatcacccattggtttgtggactgccgttttaagACTtagagttcagcattttggccgtcgccatgttggctttttgcaaGCAGACACGAGAGGGTAGATTTAAGTACAagcgaatgctgaataagacattttaaggcgaccaaaaaggttataattaactttcatgaactgaaaacacactgtgaaagggttaaagacgaaaacacggacaactcccagaccggacaacgctatggtagcgacctgtcaatcacaaggtagccccgccctaaagcataccctgctttatggtctattcgactctaaatgggaccataatttactaaatgaacatcatgctgtattgaagaagacttgaaactagcaattgagaccataaactcatgtttacaatgtttactgaggtaataaatcaagtgagaagtaggctcattttctcatagacttctatacaatcagacttcttttagtaaccagaggagtcgccccctgctggctgttagaaagaatgcacgtttaaggcacttccacattggcttcacttctcagacaccggaggtagcccactggatTCGACTAATAATAAagttttacagtaaatgtggTCGATACAGACCTTAGAGACAGGTGTAAGTAACCACTATTATGATGGATGTGATATAGTTATgacaatacatatataaaagcattGGTGGATAGATAGTCAATGGGAAACGCGTCTTGTGAATTGACCATTACAACACTTATACTCTATACTCTCCAAACTGTAATCCCATTCTTCACGCATGcaatttttaataattataatcaaaCCTCACAAAAAGGAAATCTTACAAAGGGTTGTGcctaagtttaaaaaaagtatatttatggtaaaacacacaaacagtgatAACTGAAAAATAGCAGTTACTGTACCTGCCACAGACACTCCATAGCCAGTTTTGCATAGCTTGTACTTGATACATGCTGTGCAGTACGGGTCATCAAATCCCATGCTGCAGTACATCCCAGGcttgcacacacactttgactTTGTGCTAGAGGAGCAGCTCTGGGCCTCCTGCAGACCTTTGGCTGGTTGTATGTAGAAAATAATATTATGCTTACAGGGACAATTatgtgttaaaaacaaaaacaataaatcatttCAACATTCTTTAGAGAGATTTACAGTGCAGATACTGACTTTGTTTGCATGTGGGACATTTGAAGCAGTTTTGAGCGTAGTTCCAGCTCTCCATGTACAGGCCTGCCGGGCATTGTTCACACACGGACTCATTAGTTTCAGAGCATTCTTGTGTCAGATGCTGTCCTGTtagaatatatacataaatgaacccatattaaagcttcagtaggcagaatgtttttggcaaaaatttccataataacctttcagcatattgtaattcaagtattctgagagataactagacttctgcaccccctaatggctctgttttcaggctttaaaaaaatctagtccgtgacgggagactttgaccaatcacaggtcttttcagagagagaagctgtgctccggtcatgtgagcggtgcttggtattccctcaagagatctcaacatggctgtcgggtcacaaactttcaaattttacagctaaacagtgcactacaagatgtttctgaaaacatttgaggcgagaaataggcattacagtaacagaatattgattcatatttgatcagcgctgcctagattgaccgtttggtcggagtttgcgagtgattgacagccggctctcatagacagcagacctcagatcagctctgactgcttgttttcctccggtctgtgaaatcttgcagatcccgtcaggaacaccggaggacacaggaggcacatgttttttttcaggttacctgtttcatgtactactgtcatgatatagtgaccgttttataaaaataacttgttttaataatatttgctccaatctcgcctacttcagctttaagccaCATGTTCGTcactttaaatgcattttataaCAGCACACAAGCATTGTAACTCCAAAATTCCCTCTAACAGATGGAAATGTAAAGATTAAAAGATTCCTTTCACATTATTCCTCATACATTGTCATTGTACATCATAGTACCATGGTGTTATGACTTACTGGTTAATATCATCACATCTTCATGCCTATAACAGTGTTGCTCATGACAGTCCCAAATAAAATGGtgatacatatgtgtgtgtacatcgcAGAATACTGCCTtacatgtattttatgtctgGGGAGGTCATTGAATGCTTACTAATTTTTAATAATGCAATTAAAAGTGTTAATTTTGAGTGTAAGAGATTGTGGCTGTGCTATCTGGTACacacatttaacagctaaaagGCATTCAAATAAACTTCCCTCACTCACTGCATAGAGAAGTGGCATGCAAAACAATTAACTCCACTCTGAGTGGGAGAGACAAGGTCAGCAGGCACATGAGACCACCTTACTGTGTGAGCGAATCATCAGCTTTTATGGCCCAAATATTTACAAGAAGATTGGGAACATGTGGGGAGGACAGATCTGATGAAAATGTTTCCGAGGAAAATTCCCACAGAGAACGTGTCTGTACTGATGTGGATGCATTTGACAATGTGTTTGCATTCCTGCTCTTCATGAGTTGCATCATTGCACTGCTTGCCGCTCCCACATCACTGAGCTACAATTGTATCACCCATCTCTATTGCTTAATAGAAGTACAGGtcaatagagaaaaaaaaagtaataacatAATTAGcaacatcatttttatttatagagaGTGCAATGCAGCAGCAGTTTTCTGCCCTGTAAGCTAATCATTAGCATGTGACTAGCTTACCTACTTACTAACCGAGGAACGTTACTTCCAAGGAGCACATCTTTAAATAACTACAATAGTTTGTGGGGTTACAGGTTATGTTAAAAAATCCCTGTTCATGATTAGCACTATACAGTAGCTCAGTGGTTCCCTACCTTTTttcttaagggaccccttttctatcaaaCTAAGTGACATTTGATGGATTTTCATATAATATTCAGTGCATAACATTAACAGTACAGAAAAATGGATAAACTGatccaaatagtgaacgcaataactgcaggaagtttgtgtaaaacgagcgatttgaatgaattttgagcagattatttcctgtgaatattgcatcagagatgagttttgctgttattttctctctatttattttttatttttaacaatcatacctacttaataggcttcttatTTGAcaaattcattgttttttactccctgacgcttggccattgcTCTATTATTTCTTCGGcggttttaactgcgtacttttctcatttttaagtttatatctttaataataatccaaatttaaaaaaataacaaattcatttaattttcttcACAGGAGTGACTGAAATGcagagatataggccaactgtatatttttttaaaaagttgccTTACACCCTTTAAAATCAACGAGGCCTCTGTATCATGTATGTAGccattaaatacatatttaaagggtaactttggtatttttcaacctggacccgatttccccatgtttttgtgcctAATGTTAAGTGACTAacaatttaacagttaaacatttttaactttTCATGTATCTCTAGACTGCACTTTCTCATTACTTATCTGCACAAATACCAATTATGTATGAAATAAGCTAATATCAGAGGATATATTGGCCTGGCTAATTTATCGGCCTACTGTAGCtctactttaaacaaataaTTTTCCTCAAGTGAATAGTGTACATAATAAACACTTCTTGTTATCTCTGAGTATGAAACAAGGAAGCTGATAAATGTCTTGAGCTATTGTAGGTGCTGTTGCTTTCACAGCTTTTACCAACAGGTTTCACGGCTTTGTCTTTCAGTACAGTGTGTACTGTACCTGAGCATTGGTATGAGTCacttattattcattttagaaACTTTACAAATTGCAGTCCTTGCTGTGTTTACAGGTCATCACTTACCAGGGAGGCATTTCTTGCAGCACAGGTCAGAATCACTTAACAGGTACTCTGTTGTTGAGTTGCGACAGTTTCCATCTGAGTCCGCCCGATAGGGCTGAGAGTCGACCTGTGGGAAAGAGAGACAATACTCAAGAGCAACTCATCTTGTGCTGTTCAGATGAGGAGAGCGAAGAACTTAAAAGTCTTTCTCGTAATGCTCTGACACAAATGAGCTGCATTGGGACTGCTGGGGGGCCTTGAGCTTCAGTTGGAAATATTTGCAGCCCACTTTTGTGTCAGCCAGACATTTTTCTTAGTAGTAATTATAAAGTCAACAATGTAGTCATTTGGGGACAGAGAAAACAAGAACAGGAGCTTAAAGTAGTGCTAGCCCACACCTGCGCCCACCTTTTCCTTTCTGGTAATACTGCCAGCCTGAGCTGCAGACGGTCAAACAGGCAGCCATTGTTCTGAATTTGTATTCACCTCTACCGTATCTGTTCCTCTCTGTGGGGCCCTCTAAAATATTCAGGCTTAGGGCACTGTACCCATGCACCCATGCAGTAACTGGTGCAACCTCACACATACCAAAATATCATAAATACAgctaccagaactacagtattgGTTTGACACAGTGCACATTATGCTGATACACCTGTTCTGTGCACAATAGAGTTGAAAGTGTCTCACCACAGTGCCCTCCAATGACAAGTAGAAGTTAGAATATGCTGACAGTGGCAGTGTGTTTCTCGTATTACAGGAAACGGAGGCGGCGAGCCCTCGGTTCCGAAGCACACAGACTGCTTCTGTGGTGAGACCACTGGTAGCACGGGATGTGATGATAAAGTTCTGAGGAGCTGCGCATTGTTAATTACTAGCAGCTTATCAAAGAGAACATcctgtttttgtccttttcGTCCAGGCTGCATTCCTAAACTAACTCATCCTCTTTAACAGAAATGCACAGTGGTAagacagtagagagagagagatttagtCTGAAACTGCATCAGATGCCAAGCAATCGAAACTGAATATTCATGCATGTTCACACCACCACAGTGACACTTTCTACTGTAATTGTCAAACACAGGGCAAAACTGGCATTGATaggaaaaagaaatgtttttaaaaaaaaaaagaaattcttcttttgttgACTCCATGACAGGTGGCAAAGTTTGACTAGAAACATATTTAAAagataaaatgcagaatttcaTAATCATGACACAAACTTACACGTTTTCAAATACTCTGCCTGCTTAACTTCACACTCCCTTGAGTTAATCCAAGAAAGGGAAACTTGATCTAACAGTTCACATAATGTTTAAGCAGTATGTTGGACATTGGAAGAATCCGGACGCTGGCTGATATCCAGCCTGTCCAGAGTCCCTGATAAACACCGCAAACATGCATGACAGActtacagacagacacaaagctTACCTTGGAAGTGTGGGCATTCAGCAGAACCAGCAGTACAAGTATGTCCTTCATTGCCTCTTTAAAGCTAATTGTAGACTATAGAGGATACAGCCACCAGCCTGTGCACTGTACTGAACATTTTAGAAAGGCGGGCCAGCAGTCTGTGCGAGCAGCAGCAATTTCCTTGAAGTGAGCCGAGTGTTTGGAGGAAGGAAACCAGCAGGCAGGCTCTAACCTACATTCTCTGTGAAGCAGCATTATGAGGTTAGGCAGGGTTTAGATGAGGTTAAACAAGATACTGTACTAACACACTTCACACAATTGACACAGGTACACTATTGTGTATAcacaacataaaaatacaattaattcatatttttcttgcCCTGCAGCTAATtataggaaaaaaatatataaaaggtcTTCACACTCTTGGaagttttcattttatgttaattttattgttttacaacaTGAATCAAAGCAGatttaatgtgactttttttgaaaaatcCAATCTCCACAAAGGGATTTTAATTAATTACCTGTTTGCACAAGTATTCACCCGCTTTAACAGGATACACCTACATTTACTAGTTACATAATTAAATAGTTAAAGTGGTCCTATTATGCTTGTGTGCTTTtaccctttcctttagtgtgttatatagttattTGTGCATATATAAGGTCAGCAGAGTTACAAAGTCTTCACATAAGGGAGTTACTCTCtgccacagaaacactgctcctgaaacgccttttcttccgtaacaatAGTTACGGGACAGGAAACGCAAACAGAGGGTTTATTAGAacagtaaagtgttttttgaacattaaagcattttttAAAAGGATTTCTATCTGGAAGGTCCAACTTTTGGTGAGTCGGTATTGCAAAACCTATAGTATACAGAAATCCTTTTAATCCAAGGCCAATGACCTGGTCCCACTACTGGAATTAAGAAGCCCTTACATGACAAGTTGTTATCTCATGCCATCATTCAGAAATTTACTTGAATAGTATGAAGGTTGCAGAAAAACGAAACTGTGTGAAAAGGAGTTAACTCTCTATGCTGCTCCCAGTGTGATTCATGCCATTAGTATGAATCGGCGGGAAATGAGTTATGAGACTTTTTGCCAAAGAAAATCAAGTCACGaccaaaacaggaagtggactTGCTTAGATTTTCTCTCCTTGTTTATGAGATGGAGTTCAGTTCTACAAAGCCCAGCTCGGTGTGCAGCATCAACTGTAATAGCAGTTGTTTTAGTTATGGCAGAATTTTattcacaatatcaatataattCACAAAGTGTTCTTAAGAATCTGTGCTGCTGGGTTTCTAAGCTGTGGCCTGATATTGTAGTTAATAGTTATATAATAAAGGTATCTTCATTCTACATGCATGATTACAGAAATCATCTTTCAACCAGCAGCCcaggttaaaggtccagtgtgtaggatttggcgacatttaatg containing:
- the tnfrsf1b gene encoding tumor necrosis factor receptor superfamily member 1B; protein product: MKDILVLLVLLNAHTSKVDSQPYRADSDGNCRNSTTEYLLSDSDLCCKKCLPGQHLTQECSETNESVCEQCPAGLYMESWNYAQNCFKCPTCKQTKGLQEAQSCSSSTKSKCVCKPGMYCSMGFDDPYCTACIKYKLCKTGYGVSVAGTGNADVRCERCPDGTFSNTVSSTDRCRPHTNCNGRVVVRKGDATLNTMCGPESLTSNTQPQTSTKQPHTEMVLTTRSTVMSTVRSTVMSTVRSTVMSTVMSTVLATSDSKAPRGPTDSTLSVSTSVSEGVTNYSTKAPPPSTVSTSTLAAVMACVIGVLLFFILIAVILLLRCNRVWKPGTDEHPKVDANGNCESGDKINPNYLGETQLASFTVTSPEQRHLLQNGEASSDHSQCSNNTETLTRTDGCSSLESIGPLQSTLALHDPHSALSEPRSLHSNIEPFTPQPSIPIQYSSQPSSQPTSPQVISPVTTSPHVNVNITFHIANGSCGTPTSITPTDLRQVDSKLPFGEEEETFSIPQQEAGKQSLMSVQESESYSARRVTCVKD